In Pseudomonas sp. Leaf58, one DNA window encodes the following:
- a CDS encoding NAD(P)H-dependent oxidoreductase translates to MKKILLLNGGKQFAHSEGRLNATLHETAIAHLDRAGFDVRQTFIDGGYDAQEEVEKFLWADVVIYQMPGWWMGAPWTVKKYIDDVFTAGHGSLYANDGRTRSDHSQKYGSGGLVHGKQYMLALTWNAPQQAFDDPSDFFEGKGVDAVYFPFHKANQFLGMTGLPTFLAVDVMKRPDVPAALAAYEAHLDKVFGKAV, encoded by the coding sequence ATGAAAAAGATCCTTTTGCTCAATGGTGGTAAACAGTTCGCTCACTCCGAGGGTCGCCTCAACGCGACCTTGCACGAAACGGCCATCGCTCATTTGGACCGCGCCGGTTTCGATGTGCGCCAAACCTTTATCGACGGCGGCTACGACGCCCAGGAAGAGGTAGAGAAATTCCTCTGGGCTGATGTGGTGATCTACCAGATGCCAGGCTGGTGGATGGGCGCGCCATGGACCGTGAAGAAGTACATCGATGACGTATTCACCGCAGGCCACGGCAGCCTCTACGCCAACGATGGCCGTACCCGTTCGGACCACTCGCAGAAGTACGGCAGCGGTGGCCTGGTGCACGGCAAGCAGTACATGCTGGCGCTGACCTGGAACGCCCCGCAGCAGGCTTTCGATGACCCAAGCGACTTCTTCGAAGGCAAGGGCGTGGATGCGGTGTACTTCCCGTTCCACAAGGCCAACCAGTTCCTCGGCATGACCGGGTTGCCGACCTTCCTGGCTGTGGACGTGATGAAACGCCCAGACGTGCCGGCGGCCCTGGCGGCCTATGAAGCGCATTTGGACAAGGTGTTCGGCAAGGCTGTGTAG
- the ggt gene encoding gamma-glutamyltransferase, whose protein sequence is MRSVPFQYLALAAAILSCSSVYAANLEGGAVAAPDQYGAQVAADILKKGGNAVDAAVATAFTLAVTYPEAGNIGGGGFMTLFVDGKPYFLDYREVAPKAATRNMYLDDKGEVIENLSLVGARAAGVPGTVMGLWEAHQKFGKLPWSELLTPAIGYAKNGFKVAEKQYQYRNDAQGMFKTATNFNDYFGSMKVGELFKQPEMAQTLERIADKGVSEFYQGKTADLLVAQMQADKGLISKQDLKDYKAVWREPMAVSWRGNVVYTAPPPSSGGVALAQLLGIKENRAADFKGVAHNSAQYIHLLAEIEKRVFADRADYLGDPAFTQVPVDQLVAKDYLAKRAAQVNPQAISATDQVKPGLEPHQTTHFSIVDKQGNAVSNTYTLNLDYGSGVVVKGAGFLLNDEMDDFSAKPGAANAFGVVGGDANAIAPGKRMLSSMSPSLMTRDGKVALVIGTPGGSRIFTSIFQVMNNLYDYGMPLDKAVAAQRVHHQLLPKDTIYFDSYAPLTGPVADGLKKMGYVLEDQGWEMGDIQAIRVDGAKLETASDPRGRGVGMIVK, encoded by the coding sequence ATGCGTAGCGTTCCGTTCCAGTACCTGGCTCTTGCAGCCGCGATCCTGAGCTGTTCCTCGGTTTACGCCGCCAACCTGGAGGGCGGCGCGGTGGCCGCGCCCGATCAATATGGTGCACAGGTGGCCGCCGACATCCTCAAGAAAGGCGGCAACGCGGTGGATGCGGCAGTGGCCACGGCCTTTACCCTCGCGGTGACTTACCCCGAAGCCGGCAACATCGGAGGCGGCGGCTTCATGACCCTGTTCGTCGATGGCAAGCCCTACTTCCTCGACTACCGCGAAGTCGCGCCCAAGGCCGCCACACGCAACATGTACCTGGACGACAAGGGCGAGGTCATCGAGAACCTCAGCCTGGTCGGGGCACGCGCCGCTGGCGTACCTGGTACGGTGATGGGCCTGTGGGAGGCGCACCAGAAGTTCGGCAAGTTGCCCTGGAGCGAACTGCTGACCCCGGCCATCGGCTATGCCAAAAACGGTTTCAAGGTGGCCGAAAAGCAGTACCAGTACCGCAACGATGCGCAAGGCATGTTCAAGACCGCGACCAACTTCAACGACTACTTTGGCAGCATGAAAGTCGGTGAGTTGTTCAAGCAGCCGGAGATGGCCCAGACCCTCGAACGTATCGCCGACAAGGGTGTGAGCGAGTTCTACCAAGGCAAGACCGCCGACCTGCTGGTGGCGCAGATGCAGGCCGACAAGGGCTTGATCAGCAAACAGGACCTAAAGGACTACAAGGCTGTATGGCGTGAGCCGATGGCCGTGAGCTGGCGTGGCAATGTGGTCTACACCGCGCCACCGCCAAGCTCTGGCGGCGTCGCCCTGGCCCAGCTGCTAGGCATCAAGGAAAACCGCGCCGCAGACTTCAAAGGGGTGGCGCACAACTCGGCGCAGTACATCCACCTGTTGGCCGAGATCGAGAAGCGGGTGTTCGCCGACCGTGCCGACTACCTGGGTGACCCAGCCTTCACCCAGGTGCCCGTGGACCAGCTGGTGGCCAAGGACTACCTGGCCAAGCGCGCCGCGCAGGTCAACCCGCAGGCCATTTCCGCCACCGACCAAGTCAAGCCGGGCCTGGAACCGCACCAAACCACGCACTTCTCGATCGTCGACAAACAGGGTAACGCGGTCAGCAACACCTACACCCTCAATCTCGACTACGGCAGTGGCGTGGTGGTGAAAGGTGCCGGCTTCCTGCTCAACGACGAGATGGACGACTTCAGCGCCAAGCCGGGGGCGGCGAATGCCTTTGGTGTGGTGGGCGGCGATGCCAATGCCATTGCGCCGGGCAAGCGCATGTTGTCGTCCATGAGCCCTAGCCTGATGACCCGCGATGGCAAGGTTGCGCTGGTTATCGGTACGCCGGGTGGCTCGCGGATTTTCACCTCTATCTTCCAGGTGATGAACAACCTGTACGACTACGGCATGCCGCTGGACAAGGCGGTGGCGGCGCAGCGCGTGCACCATCAGTTGCTGCCCAAGGACACTATCTACTTCGACAGCTATGCGCCGTTGACCGGGCCAGTGGCTGATGGACTGAAGAAGATGGGCTATGTGCTGGAGGACCAGGGCTGGGAGATGGGCGATATCCAGGCGATCCGGGTGGATGGGGCGAAGCTGGAGACCGCTTCCGATCCACGCGGGCGCGGGGTGGGGATGATCGTCAAGTAA
- a CDS encoding methyl-accepting chemotaxis protein: MGTTLRELISGIRDGVTQIASAAEELSAVTEQTSAGANSQKVETDQVATAMHEMAATVQEVARNAEQASHAATGADDQARAGDRVVGEAIGQIERLAAEVHRSTEAMSLLQQESQKIGSVMDVIKSVAEQTNLLALNAAIEAARAGEAGRGFAVVADEVRGLAQRTQKSTEEIEELIASLQHGTQQVATAMHGSRTLTDSSVELARKAGASLESITSTVSSIQSMNQQIAAAAEQQSAVAEEISRSILNVRDVSEQTAAASDETAASSIELARLGGQLQTLVSQFRV; this comes from the coding sequence ATGGGTACCACATTGCGCGAGCTGATCAGTGGCATCCGCGACGGCGTCACGCAAATCGCCAGCGCCGCCGAGGAGCTGTCGGCAGTAACCGAACAGACCAGCGCTGGCGCCAACAGCCAGAAGGTCGAAACCGACCAGGTGGCCACGGCCATGCACGAAATGGCCGCCACCGTTCAGGAAGTGGCGCGCAATGCCGAGCAGGCATCGCATGCTGCCACCGGTGCCGATGACCAAGCCCGTGCTGGCGACCGCGTGGTGGGCGAGGCAATTGGCCAAATCGAGCGCCTGGCCGCGGAGGTGCACCGCTCCACCGAGGCCATGAGCCTGCTGCAGCAGGAAAGCCAGAAGATCGGCAGTGTGATGGACGTGATCAAGTCGGTGGCCGAACAGACCAACCTGCTGGCGCTGAACGCCGCGATCGAAGCGGCGCGTGCCGGCGAGGCTGGCCGTGGTTTTGCCGTGGTCGCCGACGAAGTGCGCGGCCTGGCCCAGCGCACGCAGAAGTCCACTGAAGAGATCGAAGAGCTGATCGCTAGCCTGCAGCATGGCACCCAGCAAGTGGCGACGGCCATGCACGGTAGCCGTACCCTGACCGACAGCAGCGTCGAGCTGGCGCGCAAGGCCGGGGCCTCGCTGGAGAGCATCACCAGCACAGTGTCGAGCATCCAATCGATGAACCAGCAGATTGCTGCAGCGGCGGAGCAGCAGAGTGCGGTGGCTGAAGAGATCAGCCGCAGCATCCTGAATGTGCGTGATGTGTCGGAGCAAACGGCCGCGGCCAGTGACGAGACGGCGGCGTCCAGCATTGAGTTGGCGCGCCTTGGTGGGCAGCTGCAGACGCTGGTCAGCCAGTTCCGCGTCTGA
- a CDS encoding phosphatase PAP2/dual specificity phosphatase family protein codes for MSPSREPGLIRRGVFWLLLLGPLFFLSYGLANNHTAGRSDVGSLVFGWERNMPLWPWTIIPYWSIDLLYGLSFLLPRTRQEMDRHALALLTAQLISVSCFLLWPLRFTFERPELGGVFGWLFDVLMGFDKPFNQAPSLHIALLVIIWTMFARHVRRQPWRWLMHGWMALIGVSVLTTWQHHFVDVPTGALAGFACVWLWPHQGQLPWQQARLARDAKRWRVALCYAVGALLCAAPAAVLGGAWLWLAWPAVSLALVALNYAMCGAGGFQKGADGRLSNAANWLLAPYLLAAWANSRLWTRRHPQADEVWDGVYLGRIPWRGTPFAAVVDLCAELPCNVRDGADLRRSASAVGYACFPTLDLIVPDSPVLYQAATAIERLRCQGPVLVCCALGYSRSASAVAAWLVLTGRCSDAQQAEALIRKARPGIVLHPAHRQALQHLGAQP; via the coding sequence ATGAGCCCATCGCGCGAGCCTGGGCTGATCCGCCGCGGGGTGTTTTGGCTCCTGCTGCTGGGGCCGTTGTTTTTCCTCAGCTACGGGCTGGCGAACAACCATACGGCCGGGCGCAGCGATGTCGGCAGCCTGGTGTTCGGCTGGGAACGCAACATGCCGTTGTGGCCATGGACGATCATCCCGTACTGGTCGATCGACCTGCTCTACGGCTTGTCTTTCCTGCTGCCGCGCACCCGCCAGGAAATGGACCGGCATGCGCTGGCGCTGTTAACCGCACAGCTGATCAGCGTCAGCTGCTTCCTGCTCTGGCCATTGCGCTTCACCTTCGAACGGCCAGAGCTGGGTGGTGTGTTCGGCTGGCTGTTCGATGTGCTGATGGGCTTCGACAAGCCGTTCAACCAGGCGCCCTCGCTGCATATTGCGCTGCTGGTGATTATCTGGACGATGTTTGCCCGGCATGTGCGGCGCCAGCCCTGGCGTTGGTTGATGCATGGCTGGATGGCGCTGATTGGGGTGTCGGTGCTGACCACCTGGCAGCACCATTTCGTCGACGTGCCCACCGGGGCATTGGCGGGGTTTGCCTGTGTGTGGCTGTGGCCGCATCAGGGGCAGCTACCTTGGCAACAGGCACGCCTTGCCCGTGATGCCAAGCGCTGGCGCGTGGCGCTGTGCTACGCCGTTGGCGCCCTGTTGTGTGCGGCGCCAGCCGCCGTATTGGGCGGCGCCTGGCTATGGTTGGCCTGGCCGGCGGTGTCGTTGGCTTTGGTGGCGCTGAACTATGCCATGTGCGGCGCAGGCGGCTTTCAGAAAGGCGCCGACGGCCGTTTGTCGAATGCCGCCAACTGGCTGCTGGCGCCGTACCTGTTGGCGGCGTGGGCCAATTCACGGTTATGGACCAGGCGGCACCCGCAGGCGGATGAAGTGTGGGATGGCGTGTACTTGGGGCGGATTCCATGGCGTGGAACACCATTCGCAGCAGTGGTCGATCTGTGCGCGGAGCTGCCGTGTAATGTTCGGGATGGCGCAGACCTTCGTAGGAGCGCGTCAGCCGTTGGCTATGCGTGTTTTCCTACCCTGGACCTGATAGTCCCGGACAGCCCTGTGCTGTACCAGGCTGCCACTGCAATCGAACGCCTGCGCTGCCAAGGCCCCGTGCTGGTCTGCTGCGCCTTGGGCTATTCGCGCAGCGCCAGCGCTGTGGCCGCCTGGCTGGTACTCACCGGCCGCTGCAGCGACGCCCAACAGGCTGAAGCGCTGATCCGCAAAGCCCGCCCCGGCATCGTCCTGCACCCTGCGCACCGCCAGGCTCTGCAACATCTGGGCGCACAACCATGA
- a CDS encoding bifunctional alpha/beta hydrolase/class I SAM-dependent methyltransferase: protein MRQAQALHFSTHDGVELHYRHWPATRNEHQPRRAVVMFHRGHEHGGRMAHLADELDMPGYDFFAWDARGHGQSPGARGDSPGFATSVRDVQTFIEHIQAQHGIAEQDLVVLAQSVGAVLVATWAHDYAPKVRCLVLASPAFKVKLYVPFARPGLKLLRALRGNFFVNSYVKPRLLTHDPERVMSYVADPLISRPISVTMLLGLYDAADRVVADAQAIQLPTQLLVSGADLVVERQPQERFFERLGSARKEMHILPGFFHDTLGERERAHALRRIERFVEHCFSHPAAVPSLLDADKAGASCAEAESLAAPLPRNSPRALYWRATRAGLHVGKGLSAGVKLGFDTGFDSGSTLDYVYRNQPTGKGKLGRLVDQNYLNAIGWRGIRQRKLHVEELLRLAIARLREQQRAVHIVDIAAGHGRYILEALQALKQLPDSILLRDYSELNVQQGSALIAEKGLADIARFVHGDAFDRQSLATLEQPPTLAVVSGLYELFPSNHQVGNSLAGLADAVEEGGYLVYTGQPWHPQLEMIARALTSHRGGEAWVMRRRSQAEMDQLVAAAGFRKLAQRIDEWGIFSVCLAQRVR, encoded by the coding sequence ATGCGCCAAGCGCAAGCGCTGCACTTCTCTACCCATGACGGTGTTGAGTTGCACTACCGTCATTGGCCTGCCACCCGCAACGAACACCAGCCACGTCGGGCCGTGGTGATGTTCCACCGTGGTCACGAACACGGTGGGCGCATGGCCCACCTGGCCGATGAACTGGACATGCCAGGCTACGACTTCTTCGCCTGGGACGCCCGTGGCCACGGCCAGTCGCCGGGGGCGCGGGGCGACAGCCCGGGGTTCGCCACCAGCGTGCGCGATGTACAAACCTTCATTGAGCATATCCAGGCTCAGCATGGCATCGCCGAACAGGACCTGGTGGTACTGGCGCAGAGCGTCGGTGCGGTGCTGGTCGCCACCTGGGCGCACGACTACGCGCCCAAGGTGCGTTGCCTGGTGCTGGCCTCGCCGGCGTTCAAGGTCAAGCTGTACGTGCCGTTCGCCCGCCCCGGCCTGAAGCTGCTGAGGGCCTTGCGCGGCAACTTCTTCGTCAACAGCTACGTCAAACCACGCCTACTTACCCACGACCCCGAGCGGGTCATGTCGTACGTGGCCGACCCGCTGATCAGCCGGCCGATTTCGGTGACCATGCTGCTGGGCCTGTACGACGCCGCCGACCGCGTGGTGGCAGACGCCCAAGCCATTCAGCTGCCAACCCAGCTGCTGGTGTCCGGGGCCGACTTGGTGGTCGAGCGGCAGCCGCAGGAACGCTTTTTCGAGCGTTTGGGCAGTGCGCGCAAGGAAATGCACATCCTCCCGGGCTTCTTCCATGACACCCTGGGCGAGCGTGAGCGGGCGCATGCACTGCGGCGTATCGAGCGATTCGTCGAGCACTGCTTCAGCCACCCCGCCGCGGTGCCTTCGCTGCTCGATGCCGACAAGGCTGGCGCCAGTTGCGCCGAGGCCGAAAGCCTGGCCGCGCCGTTGCCACGCAATTCGCCCCGCGCGCTTTACTGGCGCGCCACGCGTGCCGGGCTGCACGTGGGCAAGGGGCTGTCCGCCGGCGTAAAGCTGGGTTTCGACACTGGTTTCGACTCTGGCAGCACCCTTGACTACGTGTACCGCAACCAGCCGACCGGCAAAGGCAAGCTGGGCCGCCTGGTCGACCAGAACTACCTCAACGCCATCGGCTGGCGTGGCATTCGCCAGCGCAAGCTACACGTCGAGGAGCTGCTGCGCCTGGCCATCGCCCGCCTGCGCGAACAACAGCGGGCGGTGCACATTGTCGATATCGCCGCGGGTCATGGCCGCTACATCCTCGAGGCCCTGCAGGCACTTAAGCAACTGCCAGACTCGATCCTGCTGCGCGACTACAGCGAACTGAACGTGCAGCAGGGCAGCGCGCTGATTGCTGAAAAAGGCCTGGCCGACATTGCCCGTTTCGTCCACGGTGATGCCTTCGACCGCCAAAGCCTGGCCACACTGGAACAACCACCGACCCTGGCCGTGGTCTCGGGCCTGTACGAACTGTTCCCCAGCAATCACCAGGTAGGCAACTCGCTGGCAGGCCTTGCCGACGCGGTAGAAGAAGGCGGCTACCTGGTCTACACCGGCCAGCCGTGGCACCCGCAACTGGAAATGATCGCCCGCGCCCTGACCAGCCACCGCGGCGGCGAGGCCTGGGTAATGCGCCGCCGCAGCCAGGCCGAAATGGACCAGCTGGTAGCGGCAGCAGGGTTCCGCAAGTTGGCCCAGCGCATTGATGAGTGGGGCATTTTCAGCGTCTGCCTGGCACAACGGGTGCGCTGA
- a CDS encoding neutral zinc metallopeptidase produces MEWRKGRRSDNVVDARGEGGGGGGMRFGGGKGLGLGAILLIVGIGWLTGQDPLQILGQLTGQLEQQQQQAPSGVGGKAPPANDQQAEFVASILGDTEDTWKALFAEGGKQYREPKLVLFSGQVNSACGFASAAVGPFYCPADQRVYLDMSFFREMETRFAAAGDFAQAYVIAHEIGHHVQTLLGVSAKVDAARRNGQRMEGDNGLLVRQELQADCLAGVWAYQAQQRLNWLEPGDVEEALNAANAIGDDRLQQQGRGRVVPDSFTHGTSAQRVRWFKAGFAEGEVSRCDTFSSRNL; encoded by the coding sequence ATGGAATGGCGAAAAGGCCGACGCAGCGACAACGTGGTCGATGCCCGAGGCGAAGGTGGCGGTGGCGGCGGCATGCGTTTCGGCGGCGGCAAAGGGCTGGGGCTTGGGGCGATTCTGCTGATTGTCGGCATCGGCTGGCTCACCGGCCAGGACCCGCTGCAGATTCTTGGCCAGCTTACCGGCCAGCTGGAGCAGCAACAGCAGCAGGCGCCCAGCGGCGTGGGCGGCAAGGCGCCGCCAGCCAATGACCAGCAGGCCGAGTTCGTCGCCTCGATCCTGGGCGACACCGAAGACACCTGGAAAGCCCTGTTCGCCGAAGGCGGCAAGCAGTACCGCGAGCCCAAGCTGGTGCTGTTCAGCGGCCAGGTTAATTCGGCGTGTGGCTTTGCCTCGGCGGCGGTGGGGCCGTTCTACTGCCCGGCGGACCAGCGGGTTTACCTGGACATGTCGTTCTTCCGCGAAATGGAAACCCGCTTCGCTGCAGCTGGCGACTTCGCTCAGGCCTATGTGATCGCTCACGAAATCGGCCACCACGTGCAGACCCTGCTGGGCGTCTCGGCCAAGGTCGATGCTGCACGCCGCAACGGCCAGCGCATGGAAGGCGACAATGGCCTGCTGGTGCGCCAGGAATTGCAGGCCGACTGCCTGGCCGGGGTATGGGCCTACCAGGCACAGCAGCGCCTGAACTGGCTGGAGCCGGGTGACGTTGAGGAAGCGCTGAACGCGGCCAATGCCATTGGTGATGACCGCTTGCAGCAGCAGGGCCGCGGGCGCGTGGTGCCAGACTCGTTCACCCATGGCACCTCGGCGCAGCGGGTACGCTGGTTCAAAGCGGGGTTTGCCGAAGGCGAAGTGAGCCGCTGCGATACCTTTAGTTCGCGCAACCTTTAA
- a CDS encoding putative quinol monooxygenase — MSEQYAFILKAKTRPEMAEAFETLFRAYVEPSRQEPGCIEYHMLRDKHDPSLFVFFEVWADKAALDVHSALPHMSAFFEKRMDYLERDFDIQMIDMLSASSANR; from the coding sequence ATGAGCGAGCAGTACGCCTTCATCCTCAAAGCCAAGACCCGCCCGGAAATGGCCGAAGCCTTCGAGACCCTGTTCCGTGCCTACGTCGAGCCAAGCCGTCAGGAGCCGGGCTGCATCGAGTACCACATGCTGCGGGACAAGCACGACCCGAGCCTGTTCGTGTTCTTTGAGGTCTGGGCTGACAAGGCCGCGCTGGATGTGCACTCGGCCCTGCCACACATGAGCGCATTCTTTGAAAAGCGCATGGACTACCTGGAGCGCGATTTCGACATCCAGATGATCGACATGCTTAGCGCTTCGTCAGCTAATCGCTAA
- a CDS encoding CDP-alcohol phosphatidyltransferase family protein, with product MASIYQLKPRFQALLRPAVQRLYERGVTANQVTVAAALVSILLGLLLATLPHVTWLFILLPVWMLLRMALNAVDGMLAREFGQQSTLGAYLNELCDVIADAALYLPFALLAGVSPSLVVLVVLSATFSEYAGVMGPLAGASRRYDGPMGKSDRAFAFGVLGTGVAFGLLNGAWINGLLLVILALSLYTLYNRVRQGLAETR from the coding sequence GTGGCATCGATCTACCAGCTGAAACCGCGCTTCCAGGCGCTGCTCCGTCCCGCCGTGCAGCGCCTGTACGAGCGCGGCGTCACCGCCAACCAAGTCACCGTCGCTGCCGCCCTGGTGTCAATCCTGCTGGGCCTGCTGCTGGCCACCCTGCCCCATGTCACTTGGCTGTTCATCCTGCTGCCGGTCTGGATGCTGCTGCGCATGGCCCTGAACGCCGTAGACGGTATGCTCGCCCGGGAATTCGGCCAGCAATCTACCCTCGGCGCCTACCTCAATGAACTCTGCGATGTGATCGCCGACGCCGCCCTCTACCTGCCTTTTGCCTTGCTGGCAGGGGTATCGCCAAGCCTGGTGGTACTGGTAGTGCTCAGCGCCACCTTCAGCGAATACGCCGGTGTCATGGGCCCACTGGCCGGTGCCTCGCGGCGCTACGACGGGCCCATGGGCAAGAGCGACCGAGCATTTGCCTTCGGCGTGCTCGGCACCGGTGTCGCCTTCGGCCTGCTGAACGGTGCCTGGATCAACGGCCTGTTGCTGGTGATCCTGGCACTCTCGCTCTATACCCTCTACAACCGGGTTCGCCAGGGGCTGGCCGAAACCCGTTGA
- a CDS encoding LysR family transcriptional regulator: protein MKTRSEELQVFVAVIDCGSISAAAEQMGQTPSAVSRTLSRLEGKLGTTLVNRTTRRMDLTEEGRFFLERARLVLEQMDEMEERLSMHHQTPTGRLRINAAAPFMLHAILPWIGEFRRQYPGIELELNTDDLIIDLLEQSTDVAIRIGELADSSLHARNLGCSPVQVLASPAYLEQHGTPQRVEDLAQHCLLGFSQPESLNHWPLRHAQGDRWSIRPALIASSGETLRQLALAGEGIVSLSHFMTHEDIRSGRLQVLLSEANNGYRQPIHAVYYRNTQLALRIQCFLDFIQRKLAMYAC from the coding sequence GTGAAAACCCGATCCGAAGAACTCCAGGTGTTCGTTGCCGTCATCGACTGCGGCTCGATTTCCGCCGCAGCCGAGCAAATGGGCCAGACCCCGTCCGCCGTCAGCCGCACCCTGTCGCGCCTGGAGGGCAAGCTGGGCACCACGCTGGTCAACCGCACCACGCGGCGCATGGACCTGACCGAGGAAGGCCGCTTCTTCCTCGAGCGCGCGCGCTTGGTGCTGGAGCAAATGGACGAGATGGAAGAGCGCCTGTCGATGCACCACCAGACCCCCACCGGGCGCCTGCGCATCAACGCCGCGGCGCCGTTCATGCTGCATGCCATCCTGCCGTGGATCGGTGAGTTCCGCCGCCAGTACCCGGGCATCGAGCTGGAGCTTAATACCGACGACCTGATTATCGACCTGCTGGAACAGAGCACCGATGTGGCGATCCGCATCGGTGAACTGGCCGACTCCAGCCTGCACGCGCGCAACCTGGGTTGCAGCCCGGTGCAAGTGCTGGCCAGCCCGGCATATCTCGAGCAGCACGGCACGCCACAGCGGGTCGAGGACCTGGCCCAGCACTGCCTGCTAGGTTTCAGCCAGCCCGAATCGCTCAACCACTGGCCGCTGCGCCACGCCCAGGGTGACCGCTGGAGCATCCGCCCGGCGTTGATCGCCTCCAGTGGCGAAACCTTGCGCCAGCTGGCGCTGGCTGGCGAGGGCATCGTCAGCCTGTCGCACTTCATGACCCACGAGGACATCCGCAGCGGGCGCCTGCAGGTGTTGCTCAGTGAAGCCAACAACGGCTATCGCCAGCCGATCCATGCCGTGTACTACCGCAACACCCAACTGGCGTTGCGTATCCAGTGCTTCCTCGATTTCATCCAGCGCAAGTTGGCGATGTACGCCTGCTGA